A genomic window from Halorubrum trapanicum includes:
- a CDS encoding ribbon-helix-helix domain-containing protein produces MNQDSDDDMVKLDVKVPKRLVEDIDKLAAKREYTSRSEFIREMLRDATEPILTSEAQEGVAEGYADVAAGRTMSTDVARERLGVETN; encoded by the coding sequence ATGAACCAGGACTCGGACGACGACATGGTGAAACTCGACGTGAAAGTCCCGAAGCGGTTAGTGGAGGACATCGACAAACTGGCCGCAAAGCGGGAGTACACTAGCCGCTCGGAGTTCATCCGTGAGATGCTACGCGATGCCACGGAGCCAATTCTAACGTCGGAAGCGCAGGAAGGTGTCGCTGAGGGCTACGCGGACGTGGCGGCAGGACGGACCATGTCCACGGACGTGGCTCGGGAACGGCTCGGCGTCGAGACGAACTAA